In Pueribacillus theae, the following are encoded in one genomic region:
- the rlmH gene encoding 23S rRNA (pseudouridine(1915)-N(3))-methyltransferase RlmH translates to MNITIIAVGKLKEKYLQQAVAEYSKRISSYAKLTIMEIPDEKAPEHLSKTEEESVKRAEGERILAKVPADAYVIALAIEGKNPSSEQFAANLEKLATYGNSKLVFIIGGSLGLSDNVLKRANELLSFSKMTFPHQLMRVVLLEQVYRAFRIMRGEPYHK, encoded by the coding sequence GTGAACATCACGATCATCGCCGTCGGAAAACTAAAAGAAAAATACTTGCAACAAGCCGTCGCCGAATATTCAAAACGCATCTCAAGCTACGCTAAGCTTACTATCATGGAAATTCCAGACGAAAAAGCGCCTGAACATTTAAGCAAGACCGAAGAGGAAAGTGTAAAACGCGCAGAAGGCGAACGCATCCTTGCAAAAGTTCCCGCTGATGCTTACGTCATCGCACTTGCCATCGAAGGAAAGAATCCATCGTCCGAGCAATTCGCTGCAAATCTTGAAAAGCTTGCAACGTACGGCAACAGCAAGCTTGTTTTCATAATTGGGGGATCGTTAGGATTAAGCGACAACGTTTTGAAGCGTGCGAATGAATTGCTTTCCTTTTCTAAGATGACGTTCCCTCATCAGTTGATGAGGGTGGTTTTGTTGGAGCAGGTGTATCGGGCGTTTCGGATTATGAGGGGGGAACCGTATCACAAATAG
- a CDS encoding CxxH/CxxC protein: MIYCCEEHVDVALDTIVYEEETFPILEKIENTHSLSTTCEYCKNPAVYLVTNERSHT; this comes from the coding sequence TTGATTTATTGCTGTGAAGAACATGTGGATGTAGCACTTGATACCATCGTATATGAGGAAGAAACATTTCCAATTCTGGAAAAAATAGAAAATACCCACAGCCTATCCACAACCTGTGAATATTGCAAAAACCCCGCGGTATATCTAGTAACGAACGAACGCTCCCATACATAA